The following are from one region of the Nicotiana tabacum cultivar K326 chromosome 3, ASM71507v2, whole genome shotgun sequence genome:
- the LOC142176509 gene encoding uncharacterized protein LOC142176509 — translation MGETPFSLKYSSEALIPTEVGELTLRFSRANEAANNKALLIKLDLLEEHRKLAYVRMVDQKQIMQRYYNHRTNLHYFEMGDLDLRKVTQRTREVNTRKLRPTREGPYQISAITGTGLYELENQDGVNLPINWNVTHLKRSIAEDLCWY, via the coding sequence atgggagaaacaccattttcgcTCAAATATAGTTCGGAAGCTTTGATACCGACAGAGGTAGGGGAACTGACTTTAAGGTTTTCCCGGGCAAACGAAGCAGCAAACAACAAAGCATTACTGATCAAGTTAGATTTACTCGAGGAGCACCGGAAATTGGCATACGTGAGGATGGTGGATCAAAAACAAATAATGCAAAGGTATTACAATCACAGAACGAATCTCCATTATTTTGAAATGGGAGATTTGGATTTAAGGAAGGTTACTCAAAGAACTCGGGAAGTCAACACCAGGAAGTTGCGACCAACAAGGGAAGGTCCATACCAGATTTCAGCTATCACTGGTACAGGATTATATGAATtagaaaatcaagatggagttAATTTACCAATCAACTGGAACGTGACCCACCTCAAAAGGTCTATTGCTGAAGATCTTTGTTGGTACTGA
- the LOC142179457 gene encoding uncharacterized protein LOC142179457 yields the protein MNFTSGPSGSHHLTENVHHGMSSHYDFENEQVELPVLTQLPENDVLHQDLADAQSEEENSDYDNNADESGDETPFAREDGDEEDEEEGPDLKRAPHRRKVYESEVPFHSREIPYIDNLPAVPDVEALTRDFDEIRTAMWDESRPTVLVKGMLFPDKARVSKTCKMHNVKECREM from the exons atgaattttacaagtggcccatccggtagtcatcacctaactgaaaacgtccatcatggaatgtcatcacattacgactt tgaaaacgagcaagttgaactacccgtactcactcaattgcccgaaaacgacgtattacatcaggatctggcagatgcacagagtgaggaagagaacagcgattacgataacaatgccgatgaatcgggagacgagacaccatttgctcgtgaggatggtgatgaagaGGACGAGGAGGAAGGACCCGATTTGAAGAGAGCCCCCCATAGACGAAAAGTGTACGAGTCtgaagtgccgtttcattcaagggagattccttatattgataacttgccagccgtgccggatgtggaagctctcacaagggattttgatgaaatccgtacagcaatgtgggatgagtctagaccaacggtacTTGTaaaggggatgctttttcctgataaagcacgcgtaagcaagacttgtaaaatgcacaatgttaaagagtgtcgtgagatgtaG